The proteins below are encoded in one region of Indicator indicator isolate 239-I01 chromosome 34, UM_Iind_1.1, whole genome shotgun sequence:
- the CXCR5 gene encoding C-X-C chemokine receptor type 5 — MGPVSYSSETYDLSQVELSGYYEAENITPSLEGYFCFNPASSVVGNQRDPFRKVFMPLIYLLMFMLGTLGNALVLIILQRFKRSRTTTENFLFHLTLANLALLLTFPFSVVESLAGWVFGKFLCKILSAVHKINFYCSSMLLGCIAVDRYLAIVYAIHTYRKRRARSIHFTCAAVWLCSLLLTLPDLIFMEVWTDDSNHSICYFPEVGIDGNNAWLATRFLYHTVGFFVPLLVMCHCYVAIVRALCQSQRLQRQKAVRVAILVTGVFLLCWSPYHIIIFLNTLTKLEAFSKNCLLEDHLDTAIMVTEAIGFIHCCLNPILYAFIGVKFRNDFFRILQELGCISQETLNEILEVTRKGSGIESDNTTSISTF, encoded by the exons ATGGGGCCTGTCAGCTACTCATCAGAGACCTATGACTTG AGCCAGGTGGAGCTGAGTGGTTACTATGAAGCTGAAAACATCACCCCTTCTTTGGAAGGCTACTTTTGCTTCAACCCAGCTTCATCTGTGGTTGGTAACCAGAGAGACCCCTTCAGAAAGGTCTTCATGCCCCTCATCTATCTGCTGATGTTCATGTTGGGGACTCTGGGCAATGCCCTGGTCTTGATCATTTTACAGAGGTTCAAGCGATCTCGCACTACCACAGAAAACTTCCTTTTCCACCTCACCCTGGCCAACCTGGCGCTGTTGCTCACCTTCCCCTTCAGTGTGGTGGAGAGCTTGGCTGGGTGGGTATTTGGGAAGTTCCTCTGCAAGATCCTCAGTGCTGTTCACAAGATCAATTTCTACTgcagcagcatgctgctggGGTGCATCGCAGTGGACCGCTACCTGGCCATCGTTTATGCAATTCACACCTACCGCAAACGCAGAGCTCGCTCCATCCACTTtacctgtgctgctgtctggctctgctcactgctctTGACCTTACCTGATCTCATCTTCATGGAAGTCTGGACAGATGACAGCAACCACAGCATTTGCTATTTTCCAGAGGTTGGGATTGATGGCAACAACGCCTGGCTGGCAACCCGCTTCCTCTACCACACTGTGGGCTTCTTTGTGCCCCTGCTGGTCATGTGTCACTGCTACGTGGCCATCGTCCGTGCTCTGTGCCAGTCCCAGCGCCTGCAACGGCAAAAAGCTGTCCGCGTGGCCATCCTGGTCACAGGTgtcttcctgctctgctggagcccGTACCACATCATCATCTTCCTGAACACGCTTACCAAACTAGAAGCTTTCTCCAAGAACTGTCTCCTGGAAGACCATCTGGATACAGCCATCATGGTGACAGAAGCCATCGGCTTCATCCACTGCTGCCTCAACCCCATCCTCTACGCCTTCATTGGAGTCAAGTTCCGTAATGACTTCTTCCGGATCCTGCAAGAGCTTGGCTGTATAAGCCAGGAGACCCTAAACGAGATCCTGGAAGTGACAAGGAAAGGCAGTGGGATTGAGTCTGACAACACCACTTCTATCTCCACTTTCTAG
- the BCL9L gene encoding B-cell CLL/lymphoma 9-like protein, whose amino-acid sequence MHPDNKLPSHGKAGSSGAPAQHHNVSQAPTCSLGSKGVGVGSHGSKASQISPGNSGLKTSQNAVPNFNSLKGKVKRERSISVDSGEQRETSTPSQDTESKGEVAPRSKRRCVLERKQPYSGDEWCSGPDSEEDDKPISSAHNCNVPDPAMSTAPQLGPGSNPLPNLTETSTSSVPHGAAPGLRSDAAGGGGSGTGKQPSQFVYVFTTHLANTAAEAVLQGRADSILAYHQQNVPRAKLDQAPAPKVLGVAEPLPINPPAANTPQSQLPASQAGQPQPPPPQPPPPPQPISQTSLPAPSSIPQEGTSEDVQRDLTPNSLGNNNSNQPGSNHPNTPTASANTMQPGQVDSSTTSSSSLLGEGPGPGMPGNGQAGLGPRNLMNSEGLSKEQLEHRERSLQTLRDIERLLLRSGEAESFMKSSQNVGEGATAPQPQAVPAQPPVPPPSMKKYEEPLQSMISQTQSLGGPSLEHDVPHHPGADMGQQMNMMMQRLNQDSLTPEQVAWRKLQEEYYEEKRRKEEQISIHGRPMQEIMIPQSMGSMMMRGPPPPYHSKPGEQWPPGMGNQLRGPIDVQDPMQLRGGPPFPGPRFPGNQMQRVSGFGGPMQNMSLDALGPMNAMQRPVRPSMGWSDDMPPIGGPGNFPQGTLPYPSGQGDPERFMNPRAREEILRHQLMEKRPVAMQRPMGMSSNSINQGMEMERMIQAHRQMDPSMFAGQITSDSLSSAPLGMDFAGTRGMLSPSMSQSGLRDMDAPMGPGNLNMNMNVNMNMNMNLNVQMTPQQQMMMSQKMRGPDMMAHQGMSPEELARARAQNGNGNAMLGGPQKMMIPSQFPNQGQQGFSSGQGPYPSMPQEMSSGSDMFSPEQTTMPVGSISGTTRLSHIPLPPASNPTPTQANMHPAPSRGLGRRPSDLTINISQMNSPSMGHLKSPTLSQVHSPLVTSPSANLKSPQTPSQMVSMPPSNQSGPLKSPQVMSSSLNVRSPTGSPSRLKSPSMAVPSPGWVPSPKATMSSPGVNQSKQTLSMNSSTSMGGLDQGSLSSGPRSSSSAPASNTSSTMNPSMPFTSSPDPSPSQNPLSLMMSQMSKYAMPSSTPLYHNAIKTIATSDDELLPDRPLLPPGSMSGVAGNQPNQLHLNSVRPGSSQSPMGMNLPGQQPLSHEPPPTSMMSSPNPLGSNIPMHPSVPGAGVPSQNPMMLPPGPQDGLNQQCGPVPNSSQMIPSNQLVFPRMQQPHNTMPSPAGGIPIVPGGGGGPGMQQHYPPGMPLPPEDLPSQQPGQMPPQQHMMGKNIPPRISEPYPPVLPGVASVLNDPELSEVIRPTPTGIPEFDLSRIIPSEKPSSTLQYFPKSDNQAPKSQPSNLHLMNLQNMMADQPPVRPGMNAPSLPGQQSVQRGLSMPMCHPGQVPMLGRTGIPPQQGMMGNSMHQGMMSPQQSLMAQQNFMLMQAKQRSMSVSGEMYAQTGHMMSPQGSLMGPPPQQNLMVTHQMRQRSVSLDSQMSYIPGPGNMANLPF is encoded by the exons ATGCACCCTGACAACAAACTGCCCAGCCATggcaaggcaggcagcagcggTGCCCCGGCCCAGCACCACAACGTAAGCCAAGCACCCACCTGCAGCCTGGGCTCTAAGGGTGTAGGCGTGGGCAGCCATGGCAGCAAGGCCAGTCAGATCTCTCCGGGCAACTCTGGACTGAAAACCAGCCAGAACGCTGTCCCAAACTTCAATTCTTTGAAGGGCAAGGTGAAACGGGAACGAAGCATCTCGGTGGACTCGGGAGAACAGCGAGAAACCAGCACCCCTTCACAGGACACAGAGTCTAAAG GTGAGGTGGCTCCCCGTAGCAAGCGGCGGTGCGTGCTGGAAAGGAAGCAGCCATACAGTGGGGACGAGTGGTGCTCTGGACCAGACAGCGAGGAGGACGACAAGCCCATCAGCAGTGCACACA ATTGTAATGTACCAGATCCTGCGATGTCCACGGCCCCACAGCTTGGCCCAGGGTCCAACCCGCTGCCGAACCTGACTGAGACCAGCACTTCCAGCGTTCCCCATGGTGCTGCCCCCGGCTTGCGCTCAGACGCTGCAGGAGGCGGAGGCAGTGGGACAGGAAAGCAGCCCTCACAGTTCGTTTATGTCTTTACAACGCACCTTGCTAACAC agctgcagaagctgtcCTTCAGGGCCGAGCTGACTCCATTCTGGCCTACCATCAGCAGAATGTCCCACGGGCAAAGCTAGACCAG GCACCAGCTCCTAAAGTGCTGGGGGTTGCTGAGCCACTTCCAATTAACCCTCCTGCTGCCAACACTCCACAGTCCCAGCTACCGGCATCTCAAGCAGGTCAGCCGCAGCCTCCTCCACCGCAGCCTCCACCCCCACCTCAGCCTATCAGTCAAACAtctttgcctgcacccagcagcatcccccaggaAGGGACAAGTGAAGATGTCCAGAGAGATCTGACTCCCAACTCTTTGGggaacaacaacagcaaccagCCTGGAAGCAACCACCCAAATACGCCCACTGCATCTGCCAACACCATGCAGCCTGGGCAAGTGGACTCCTCTAccacatccagctccagcctccttgggGAGGGCCCAGGCCCAGGGATGCCAGGGAACGGGCAGGCGGGCCTGGGCCCCAGGAACCTCATGAACTCTGAAGGGCTCTcgaaggagcagctggagcaccGGGAGCGCTCTTTGCAGACCCTGCGGGACATTGAGCGTCTGCTGCTGCGCAGCGGGGAGGCTGAGTCCTTCATGAAGTCCAGCCAGAACGTGGGAGAGGGTGCAACTGCCCCTCAGCCACAGGCTGTGCCTGCCCAGCCCCCTGTGCCCCCTCCCAGCATGAAGAAGTACGAAGAGCCTCTGCAGTCCATGATCTCCCAGACCCAGAGCCTTGGTGGGCCCAGCCTGGAACATGACGTGCCCCACCACCCAGGTGCCGACATGGGGCAGCAGATGAACATGATGATGCAGCGGCTGAACCAGGACAGCCTGACACCAGAGCAAGTGGCCTGGAGGAAGCTGCAGGAAGAGTACTATGAGGAAAAGCGACGGAAAGAGGAGCAGATCAGCATCCATGGACGGCCCATGCAGGAGATCATGATCCCACAGTCAATGGGAAGCATGATGATGCGTGGGCCCCCGCCACCGTACCACAGCAAGCCTGGAGAGCAGTGGCCACCAGGGATGGGCAACCAGCTGCGAGGACCCATAGATGTTCAAGACCCTATGCAGCTGCGTGGAGGGCCACCCTTCCCAGGGCCGCGTTTCCCTGGGAATCAAATGCAGAGAGTCTCTGGCTTTGGAGGGCCCATGCAGAACATGTCCTTGGATGCTCTTGGGCCCATGAATGCCATGCAGAGGCCAGTCAGGCCCAGCATGGGATGGAGTGATGATATGCCTCCTATAGGAGGCCCTGGGAACTTTCCACAAGGCACCTTGCCCTACCCATCAGGGCAAGGGGACCCAGAAAGGTTCATGAATCCCCGTGCCAGGGAGGAGATCCTGCGGCATCAGCTGATGGAGAAACGCCCGGTGGCAATGCAGAGGCCCATGGGGATGTCCAGCAACTCCATAAACCAGGGCATGGAAATGGAGAGGATGATACAGGCTCACAGGCAGATGGACCCATCCATGTTTGCTGGGCAGATAACAAGCGACAGTCTGAGCAGTGCCCCACTGGGAATGGACTTTGCAGGCACTCGGGGAATGCTGAGCCCCTCTATGAGTCAGTCAGGTCTTCGGGACATGGATGCACCCATGGGCCCTGGCAACCTCAACATGAATATGAATGTCAACATGAACATGAACATGAACCTTAATGTCCAGATGaccccacagcagcagatgaTGATGTCACAGAAGATGAGGGGCCCTGATATGATGGCCCACCAAGGCAtgagccctgaggagctggCCAGGGCAAGGGCTCAGAATGGCAATGGCAATGCAATGCTGGGGGGACCCCAGAAAATGATGATTCCCTCCCAGTTCCCCAACCAAGGACAGCAAGGCTTCTCAAGTGGGCAAGGGCCGTATCCCAGCATGCCCCAGGAGATGAGTAGTGGCTCAGACATGTTCAGCCCTGAGCAGACCACCATGCCTGTTGGGAGCATCAGTGGCACCACCAGGCTCAGCCAcatccctctgcctccagcctccAATCCTACTCCCACGCAGGCCAACATGCACCCAGCACCTTCCCGGGGGCTGGGTCGCCGGCCCTCTGATCTCACCATCAACATCAGCCAGATGAACTCCCCCAGCATGGGTCACCTCAAGTCTCCCACCCTCAGTCAGGTGCACTCACCACTGGTCACCTCTCCCTCTGCCAACCTCAAGTCCCCACAGACTCCCTCACAGATGGTCAGCATGCCACCTTCAAACCAGTCTGGACCCCTCAAGTCCCCCCAGGTGATGAGCTCCTCGCTGAATGTCCGGTCTCCAACTGGCTCACCAAGCCGCCTGAAGTCCCCTTCTATGGCTGTTCCTTCCCCTGGTTGGGTGCCATCTCCCAAAGCTACCATGTCCAGCCCAGGAGTCAACCAGAGCAAGCAGACTCTCAGCATGAACTCCTCTACTTCCATGGGAGGACTGGATCAGG GTTCTCTCTCCTCTGGGCCtcggagcagctcctctgcgcCAGCCAGTAACACCTCTAGCACCATGAATCCCAGCATGCCTTTTACTTCCTCTCCCGATCCATCGCCCTCCCAGAATCCCCTCTCACTGATGATGTCCCAGATGTCCAAGTATGCTATGCCCAGCTCCACACCGCTTTACCACAATGCCATCAAAACCATTGCCACTTCTGATGATGAGCTGCTGCCGGACAGgcctctgcttcctcctggaagCATGTCAG GTGTGGCAGGGAATCAGCCGAATCAACTGCACTTGAACTCTGTGAGGCCAGGGTCCTCTCAGAGCCCCATGGGAATGAACCTGCCTGGTCAGCAACCCCTCTCCCATGAACCACCCCCCACTTCCATGATGTCCTCCCCAAACCCTCTGGGCTCCAACATTCCTATGCACCCGAGTGTGCCAGGGGCAGGTGTGCCCTCCCAGAACCCCATGATGCTGCCCCCAGGGCCCCAGGACGGCTtgaaccagcagtgtggccCTGTGCCCAACAGCTCACAGATGATTCCTTCCAACCAGTTGGTGTTCCCCCGCATGCAGCAGCCTCACAACACCATGCCATCTCCCGCTGGAGGCATACCCATAGTCCCTGGTGGGGGAGGTGGCCCTGGCATGCAGCAGCATTACCCGCCAGGGATGCCCTTGCCACCTGAGGACCTtccctcccagcagcctggccagatgccccctcagcagcacatgaTGGGCAAGAACATCCCGCCTCGGATCAGTGAGCCCTACCCACCTGTGCTTCCAGGGGTGGCATCAGTGCTGAACGATCCTGAGCTCAGCGAGGTCATCCGCCCCACACCCACAGGCATCCCTGAGTTCGACCTGTCCAGGATCATCCCTTCAGAGAAGCCAAGCAGCACCTTGCAGTATTTCCCCAAGAGTGACAACCAAGCACCCAAATCACagccttccaacctccacctcatGAACCTGCAGAACATGATGGCTGACCAGCCCCCGGTGCGGCCAGGTATGAAtgcccccagcctccctgggcagcagagtgTGCAGAGGGGACTCAGTATGCCTATGTGCCATCCTGGACAAGTGCCCATGCTGGGCAGGACAGGCATACCGCCCCAGCAAGGCATGATGGGCAACAGCATGCACCAGGGTATGATGTCTCCGCAGCAGAGCCTGATGGCTCAGCAGAATTTCATGCTGATGCAGGCCAAGCAGAGGAGCATGTCTGTGTCAGGGGAGATGTATGCACAGACAGGACACATGATGTCACCTCAGGGCTCTCTCATGGGCCCCCCGCCTCAGCAGAACCTCATGGTCACACACCAGATGAGGCAGAGGAGTGTCTCCCTGGACAGCCAGATGAGTTACATCCCTGGGCCTGGGAACATGGCGAACCTGCCCTTCTGA